A single Lolium perenne isolate Kyuss_39 chromosome 6, Kyuss_2.0, whole genome shotgun sequence DNA region contains:
- the LOC127306439 gene encoding galactan beta-1,4-galactosyltransferase GALS1: protein MKHHHSARKDAVGGGGGAGAFAVPCVDIKLFVASIAFLTLFLALWQLHPYGSLLAAARQSASAPPCSLPLATTTIAATDHLQSSNSTPTGTTAKNASAAATPTAANATSSVTATKKTTPAVTSPSTTAATLPVRLARESRPTPHPSDPNKRVLRPYGSAAALFVQMGAYRGGPRTFAIVGLASKPTHVFGTPYYKCEWLPNPTPTTPTPAAIRTKAYKILPDWGYGRVYTTVVVNCTFPTNPNTHNAGGKLLLHAYHSTTSRRYERILALEEAPGAYNHSLYTPPFQYNYLYCGSSLYGDLSAARMREWVAYHARFFGARSHFVFHDAGGVSAEVRAVLEPWVRAGRVTVQDIRAQAEFDSYYYNQFLVVNDCLHRYRHAANWTFFFDVDEYLYLPGGRTLEQVLGKLQGFTQFTIDQNPMSTKLCVKDPKNDYSREWGFEKFVFRNTFTGVRRDRKYAIQARNAYATGVHMSQNVHGRSTHKTETLIKYYHYHNSINVMGEPCQHFVRRPANGSRIKFDGVPYVYDDNMRRLAGKIKLFEKEAIGSVHT, encoded by the exons ATGAAGCACCACCATAGCGCGAGGAAGGAcgcggtcggcggcggcggcggggccgggGCGTTTGCCGTCCCGTGCGTCGACATCAAGCTCTTCGTCGCCTCGATCGCCTTCCTCACGCTCTTCCTCGCATTGTGGCAGCTGCACCCCTACGGctccctcctcgccgccgcccgccAATCCGCCTCCGCGCCGCCGTGCTCCCTCCCACTCGCCACCACCACAATCGCCGCCACCGACCACCTCCAGTCTTCTAACTCGACACCCACCGGCACGACCGCCAAGAACGCATCGGCGGCGGCAACTCCCACCGCCGCCAACGCGACCTCCTCCGTCACGGCCACCAAGAAAACCACCCCTGCCGTAACCTCtccctccaccaccgccgccaccctcCCCGTGCGGCTAGCCAGGGAGTCACGCCCAACACCCCACCCATCGGACCCAAACAAGCGCGTCCTCCGTCCCTACGGCAGCGCGGCGGCGCTGTTCGTGCAGATGGGAGCCTACCGGGGCGGGCCACGAACATTCGCCATCGTCGGCCTCGCCTCAAAACCCACCCACGTCTTCGGCACCCCCTACTACAAGTGCGAGTGGCTACCCAATCCAACCCCCACCACGCCCACCCCCGCCGCCATCCGCACCAAGGCCTACAAGATCCTCCCGGACTGGGGCTACGGCCGGGTCTACACCACCGTCGTCGTCAACTGCACCTTCCCCACCAACCCCAACACCCACAACGCCGGCGGGAAGCTCCTGCTCCACGCCTACCACTCCACAACCTCCCGCCGCTACGAGCGGATCCTCGCCCTCGAAGAAGCGCCCGGCGCCTACAACCACTCCCTCTACACCCCGCCGTTCCAGTACAACTACCTCTACTGCGGCTCCTCGCTCTACGGCGACCTCAGCGCGGCGCGGATGCGCGAGTGGGTGGCCTACCACGCGCGCTTCTTCGGGGCCAGGTCGCACTTCGTGTTCCACGACGCCGGCGGGGTCAGCGCCGAGGTCCGGGCCGTGCTGGAGCCCTGGGTCAGGGCCGGCCGCGTCACCGTGCAGGACATCCGGGCGCAGGCGGAGTTTGACAGCTACTACTATAATCAGTTTTTGGTGGTGAATGACTGCCTGCACCGCTACCGCCATGCTGCTAACTGGACCTTCTTCTTCGACGTCGACGAGTACCTCTACCTGCCCGGTGGCCGGACGCTTGAGCAGGTGCTTGGGAAGCTACAGGGGTTCACGCAGTTCACCATCGACCAGAACCCCATGTCCACCAAGCTCTGCGTCAAGGATCCAAAAAACGATTACTCAAG GGAATGGGGTTTCGAGAAGTTCGTCTTCCGCAACACGTTCACGGGAGTCCGTAGAGACCGCAAGTACGCGATCCAGGCCCGGAACGCGTACGCCACTGGGGTGCACATGTCGCAGAACGTCCACGGGAGGTCGACCCACAAGACGGAGACCCTGATCAAATACTACCACTATCACAACTCCATCAACGTGATGGGAGAGCCCTGCCAGCATTTCGTGCGGAGGCCCGCCAACGGAAGCAGGATCAAGTTCGACGGGGTGCCTTACGTGTACGACGACAACATGAGGCGCCTGGCAGGCAAGATCAAGCTCTTCGAGAAGGAGGCCATTGGATCGGTTCATACGTGA